ACCTCAACGCGGCGAAGAAGGTCGAGCTCGTCCACCCGGACGTCATCGAGATCACGTCGGAGGACACCGAGCGTCGCATCTCGGTCGACATCGCGCTGCAGTGGACGAGCGCCTACAGCGAGTCGGTGCACACGTTCGCCAACACGATCTCGACGACCGAGGGCGGCACGCACGAGGAGGGCTTCCGGGCGGCGATGACGTCGCTGATCAACCGGTACGCCCGCGAGAAGAACATCATCAAGGAGAAGGACGAGAACCTCACGGGTGACGACATCCGCGAGGGCCTGACGGCCGTCATCTCCATCAAGCTCGGCGAGCCGCAGTTCGAGGGCCAGACGAAGACGAAGCTCGGCAACACCGAGGCGAAGACGTTCGTGCAGAAGGTGGTGAACGAGCGGCTGGGCGACTGGCTGGACTCGCACCCGAACGAGGCGCGCGACGTCATCCGCAAGTCGATCCAGGCGGCGGCGGCGCGCATGGCGGCCCGCAAGGCGCGCGAGGCGACGCGGCGCAAGGGCCTGCTGGAGTCGGGCGGCATGCCGGGCAAGCTCAAGGACTGCCAGAGCAACCGTCCGGAGGAGTGCGAGGTCTTCATCGTCGAGGGCGACTCGGCCGGCGGTTCGGCGGTCCGTGGCCGCAACCCGCGGACGCAGGCGATCCTCCCGATCCGCGGCAAGATCCTCAACGTCGAGCGTGCGCGCCTCGACCGCGCGCTGGGCAACCAGGAGGTCCAGGCGCTGATCACGGCGTTCGGGACGGGCATCGGCGAGGACTTCGACATCGCCAAGCTGCGGTACCACAAGATCGTGCTGATGGCCGACGCGGACGTCGACGGCCAGCACATCCGGACCCTCCTGCTCACGCTGCTGTTCCGCTACATGCCGGAGCTCATCACGCAGGGCCACGTCTACCTGGCGCAGCCGCCGCTGTACCGGATCAAGTGGTCGAACGCGGACCACGACTACGTGTACTCGGACCGTGAGCGCGACGCGTACGTGAAGGACGGACTGGAGAGCGGCAAGCGGCTCCCCAAGGAGAACGCGATCCAGCGCTACAAGGGTCTCGGCGAGATGGACTACCAGGAGCTCTGGGAGACCACGATGTCGCCCGAGCACCGCACGCTGCTGCAGGTCTCGCTCGACGAGGCCGCCGCCGCGGACGAGATCTTCTCGGTCCTGATGGGCGAGGACGTCGAGTCCCGCCGCTCGTTCATCCAGCGGAACGCGAAGGACGTGCGCTTCCTCGACATCTGACGGAGCCGGGCGCCGGCCCTCCACGAGGAAGCGCGCCCGCCCCCACGTCCTCCCCCGCCGCACGACAGAAGGAACCCCGTGACCGAGACCCCGGACCAGATCGAGCACGGCCGCATCGAGCAGGTCGACCTGCAGCTCGAGATGCAGCGGTCGTACCTCGACTACGCGATGTCCGTCATCGTGGGCCGCGCGCTGCCCGACGTGCGCGACGGCCTGAAGCCGGTGCACCGTCGCGTCCTGTACGCGATGTACGACGGCGGCTACCGCCCGGACCGCCAGTTCTCGAAGTGCAGCCGCGTCGTCGGCGACGTCATGGGCAAGTACCACCCGCACGGCGACTCGGCGATCTACGACGCCCTGGTCCGTCTGGTGCAGGACTGGTCGCTGCGGTACCCGCTGGTCGCCGGCCAGGGGAACTTCGGCTCCCCCGGTGACGACCCGGCTGCGGCGCCGCGGTACACCGAGTGCAAGATGGCTCCCCTCTCGATGGAGATGGTGCGGGACATCGACGAGGACACCGTCGACTTCGGCGACAACTACGACGGCCGCACGCAGGAGCCGCTCGTCCTGCCCAGCCGGTTCCCGAACCTGCTGGTCAACGGCTCGGCGGGCATCGCGGTCGGCATGGCGACGAACATCCCGCCGCACAACCTGCGCGAGGTCGCCGACGGCGTCCAGTGGTACCTCGACCACCCGGAGGCGACGAAGGAGGAGCTCCTCGCGGCGCTGCTGCTGCGGATCAAGGGCCCGGACTTCCCGACGGGCGCGACGATCCTCGGCCACCGCGGCATCGACGAGGCGTACCGGACGGGCCGCGGCTCGATCACGATGCGCGCGGTCGTGAACGTCGAGGAGATCCAGGGCCGGATCTGCCTGGTCGTCACCGAGCTCCCGTACCAGGTGAACCCGGACACGCTCGCGAAGAAGATCGCGGACCTCGTCAAGGAGAACCGCGTCACGGGCATCGCGGACATCCGCGACGAGACGTCGGGCCGCACGGGCCAGCGGCTGGTGATCGTGCTCAAGCGCGACGCCGTCGCGAAGGTCGTGCTCAACAACCTCTACAAGCACACGCAGCTGCAGGACACGTTCGGCGCGAACATGCTCGCGCTCGTCGACGGCGTGCCGCGCACGCTCAGCATCGACGCGTTCGTGCGGCACTGGACGACGCACCAGCTCGAGGTCATCCAGCGGCGCACCCGGTACCGGCTGCGCAAGGCCGAGGAGGCCATCCACCTCTACCGCGGCTACCTCAAGGCGCTCGACGCGCTCGACGAGGTCATCGCGCTCATCCGCCGCTCCCCCGACGCCGACCAGGCGCGTGCCGGCCTGATCGCGCTGCTCGACATCGACGAGCAGCAGGCGCAGGCGATCCTCAACCTGCAGCTGCGTCGGCTGGCCGCGCTGCAGCGCCAGGAGATCATGGACGAGCACGCGAAGCTCGAGGCCCAGATCGTCGAGTACAACGCGATCCTCGACTCCGAGCAGCGCCAGCGGGACATCGTCAGCACCGAGCTCCAGGCGATCGTCGACAAGTACGGCGACGAGCGGCGCACGACGATCCTGCCGTTCGACGGCGAGGTGTCCGTCGAGGACCTCATCGCCGAGGAGGAGATGGTCGTCACCATCACCCGCGGCGGCTACGCGAAGCGCACGCGCTCGGACAACTACCGGGCGCAGCGTCGCGGCGGCAAGGGTGTGCGTGGCGCGCAGCTGCGCGAGGACGACATCGTCGACCACTTCTTCGTCACGACGACGCACCACTGGCTGCTGTTCTTCACGAACCTCGGCCGCGTCTACCGCGCGAAGGCGTACG
The sequence above is a segment of the Cellulomonas fimi genome. Coding sequences within it:
- the gyrB gene encoding DNA topoisomerase (ATP-hydrolyzing) subunit B; this encodes MADESTTPPSSPNGAGGYDASAITVLEGLEAVRKRPGMYIGSTGARGLHHLVYEVVDNSVDEALAGYCDAIEVTLLADGGVRVDDNGRGIPVELHPTEGKPTLEVVMTILHAGGKFGGSGYAVSGGLHGVGISVVNALSSRVHSVVKRDGYAWEMDFEDGGKPTGPIRQGEATTETGTSQTFWADSTIFETIDYDFETLRSRFQQTAFLNKGLKITLTDERPQHTGTEDEVTDAEPVASDDQPVDAPQHRTVTYKYDGGLVDYVTHLNAAKKVELVHPDVIEITSEDTERRISVDIALQWTSAYSESVHTFANTISTTEGGTHEEGFRAAMTSLINRYAREKNIIKEKDENLTGDDIREGLTAVISIKLGEPQFEGQTKTKLGNTEAKTFVQKVVNERLGDWLDSHPNEARDVIRKSIQAAAARMAARKAREATRRKGLLESGGMPGKLKDCQSNRPEECEVFIVEGDSAGGSAVRGRNPRTQAILPIRGKILNVERARLDRALGNQEVQALITAFGTGIGEDFDIAKLRYHKIVLMADADVDGQHIRTLLLTLLFRYMPELITQGHVYLAQPPLYRIKWSNADHDYVYSDRERDAYVKDGLESGKRLPKENAIQRYKGLGEMDYQELWETTMSPEHRTLLQVSLDEAAAADEIFSVLMGEDVESRRSFIQRNAKDVRFLDI
- the gyrA gene encoding DNA gyrase subunit A; amino-acid sequence: MTETPDQIEHGRIEQVDLQLEMQRSYLDYAMSVIVGRALPDVRDGLKPVHRRVLYAMYDGGYRPDRQFSKCSRVVGDVMGKYHPHGDSAIYDALVRLVQDWSLRYPLVAGQGNFGSPGDDPAAAPRYTECKMAPLSMEMVRDIDEDTVDFGDNYDGRTQEPLVLPSRFPNLLVNGSAGIAVGMATNIPPHNLREVADGVQWYLDHPEATKEELLAALLLRIKGPDFPTGATILGHRGIDEAYRTGRGSITMRAVVNVEEIQGRICLVVTELPYQVNPDTLAKKIADLVKENRVTGIADIRDETSGRTGQRLVIVLKRDAVAKVVLNNLYKHTQLQDTFGANMLALVDGVPRTLSIDAFVRHWTTHQLEVIQRRTRYRLRKAEEAIHLYRGYLKALDALDEVIALIRRSPDADQARAGLIALLDIDEQQAQAILNLQLRRLAALQRQEIMDEHAKLEAQIVEYNAILDSEQRQRDIVSTELQAIVDKYGDERRTTILPFDGEVSVEDLIAEEEMVVTITRGGYAKRTRSDNYRAQRRGGKGVRGAQLREDDIVDHFFVTTTHHWLLFFTNLGRVYRAKAYELPEGGRDAKGQHVANLLAFQPGETIAQVLDVRNYEQAEHLVLATQRGLVKKTRLTEYDSNRSGGVIAINLREDEEGRPDELVAARLVNSDQDLILVSRKGQSVRFTASDDALRPMGRATSGVTGMKFRGDDELLAMDVVREDAFLFTVTEGGIAKRTALTVENYRQQGRGGLGIKVANLPEANGDLVGALVTDTDDEVLVIMERGKIVRSATSEVNATGRTTQGVIFAKPDAGDRIIAVARNTERHLGEDAGTVGGENGQGSDEPDASGAPGAADATGEQAVADQSSEDA